A stretch of DNA from Alicyclobacillus acidocaldarius subsp. acidocaldarius Tc-4-1:
CATCATGACCGACGAGCACATGGCGGATCGGGTGTACATCGAGCCCATCACGCTCGATTTCGTCACGCAGATCATCCGGAAGGAGCGGCCGGAAGGCCTGCTCGCCACGCTCGGCGGTCAAACGGGCCTGAACATGGCCGTGCAGCTCGCGGAGGCCGGCGTTCTTGAGGCAGAGGGGGTTGAACTCCTCGGCACGCCGCTTGAGGCCATTCAAAAGGCCGAGGATCGCGAGAAGTTCCGCCAGCTCATGCAGGAGATCGGCCAGCCCGTGCCGCAGAGCGCCATCGTGAGAAACCAGGCGGAGGCGGACGCGTTCGCGGAGGAAGTGGGCTTTCCCATCATCATCCGGCCTGCGTACACGCTCGGCGGAACGGGAGGCGGGATTGCCTCCAACTGGCGCGAATATCACGAAATTGTGGAGCGCGGACTCACGCTCTCGCCGATTCACCAGGTGCTTGTGGAGCAGAGCATCGCGGGCTTCAAGGAGATTGAGTACGAGGTCATGCGCGACGCCAACGGCACGGCCATCGTCGTGTGCAACATGGAGAACATGGATCCCGTCGGGGTGCACACGGGTGACTCCATCGTCGTGGCGCCGAGCCAGACGCTCTCGGACGAAGAGTACCAGATGCTGCGCGACGCGAGCCTCCAGATCATTCACGCGCTCGGCATTCAGGGCGGGTGCAACGTGCAGCTCGCGCTCGATCCCCAGTCCTCGCGGTACTATGTGATTGAGGTCAATCCGCGCGTCAGCCGCTCCAGCGCGTTGGCTTCGAAGGCCACGGGGTATCCCATCGCGCGGATCGCCACGAAGATCGCCGTCGGATACCGGCTTGCGGAACTGAAAAATCCGGTGACACAGGACTCGTACGCCGCGTTCGAGCCGGCCTTGGACTACATCGTCACGAAGATCCCGCGCTGGCCATTCGACAAGTTCCGGAGCGCGAATCGGTCCCTCGGCACCCAGATGAAGGCGACGGGCGAGGTGATGGCCATCGGCCGCACGTTCGGCGAGTCGCTGCTCAAGGCGGTTCGCAGCCTGGAAATCGGCGCCTACAGCCTATGGACGAAGCAGTCGGACAAGTGGTCGAACATGGAGATTGAGAAAAAGATCCGCGTGGCTGACGACGATCGCCTGTTTGCCATCGCTGAGGCGCTGCGCCGGGGCGTGTCGGTGGAACAGATCCACGATTGGTCGAAGATCGACCGCTGGTTCCTGTGGCATTTGGAGGCCCTGGTGGACCTGGAGCAGCGCATTGCCGCGGTTGCCAAGCCGCGCCTGCCCATCGAGCAGGTGCTGGACGAGCACCGGGAACTCATTCACGAGGCGAAGCGAAACGGGTTTCCGGACCGCGAGCTCGGTCGTCTCCTCAAGGCGGATGCGATGGCTATCCGCGCATGGCGAAAGAAACGAGGCATCGTCCCGGTGTACAAGATGGTAGACACCTGCGCCGGGGAGTTCGCGGCTTCCACGCCGTATTACTACAGCACGTATGAGCGGGAGGACGAGGTCGAGACGAGCCCGCGCAAGAAGATGGTGGTGCTTGGTTCTGGGCCTATCCGCATCGGCCAGGGCATTGAATTCGACTACTGCACGGTGCACGCGGTGTGGGCGCTGCAGCGGGAAGGCTACGAGGCAGTCGTCATCAACAACAACCCCGAGACCGTTTCGACGGACTTCAGCACGTCGGACCGGCTGTATTTCGAGCCGCTCGACGTGGAGGACGTGCTGAACGTGATCGATCGGGAGCAGCCGGAGGGCGTGATCGTCCAGTTCGGCGGACAGACGGCCATCAACCTGGCGGGGCCGCTGGCGGACGCGGGCGTGCGGATCTTCGGCACCTCCCGCGAGAGCATCGACGCGGCGGAGGACCGCGAGAAGTTTGACGCGCTGCTCACGCAGCTGGGGATTCAGCGCCCAGAGGGTCGAACGGTCACCACCGTCGAGGCGGCGGTCGAGGCGGCGGAGTCGATTGGCTATCCGGTGCTCGTGCGCCCCTCGTACGTCCTCGGCGGGCGCGCGATGCAGATCATCACCAACACGAACGAGCTTATCCAGTATATGGAGGAAGCGGTGGAGGTATCGCAGCAGCACCCGGTGCTCGTGGATCGCTACGTGAACGGCATTGAAGCGGAGGTCGACGCCATCTCGGACGGCGAGACGGTGATCATCCCGGGCATCATGGAGCACATCGAGCGCGCGGGCGTGCACTCGGGGGACTCCATTGCCGTGTATCCGCCGCAGAACCTGACGGAGGACGTGAAGCGGATCATCGAGGATCACACCATTCGCATCGCGCAAAGCCTCAACGTGAAGGGGCTCATGAACGTGCAGTTCATCGTGCACGACGGACAGGTGGAGGTCATCGAGGTGAACCCAAGGTCGTCGCGCACCGTGCCGTTCCTCTCCAAGGTGACCGGCGTGCCCATGGTCCAACTCGCCATGCATGCGGTCTGTGGCGGCAGGTTGGCGGATCTCGGCTATACCAGCGGGCGCGTGCCAGAGTCGCCCGCCGTGGCGGTCAAGGTGCCCGTGTTCTCGTTTGCGAAGCTTCACCAGGTCGATATCAGTCTCGGCCCCGAGATGAAGTCGACGGGCGAGGTCATGGGGCGCGATCTCGTCTACGAAAAGGCGCTGTACAAGGGGCTCATTGCCTCCGGAATTGCGATCCCGGCGCACGGGACGGTGCTCGCGACGATTGCGGACAAAGATAAGCCGGAGGCGTACCCGCTGCTGCGCGAGTTCGCGCGCCTCGGCTACCGGCTCGCGGCGACCGAGGGCACGGCGAAATACCTGCGCGATCGCGGCCTTGAGGTGCGCGTCGTAAACAAGCTGGCGCAGGGCACGCCCAATCTTGCGGACGACATCCGGCAGGGCAAGATCCAGCTTGTCATCAACACGCTCACCAAGGGTCTCAAACCCGAGCGGGACGGCTTCCGCATCCGGCGGACGGCCGTCGAGCACGGGGTGCCGTGCTTGACCTCGCTCGACACGGTTCGATCCGTGCTCGACATCATGAAGCTCATTCACTTCCAGACCATGGCGCTGGGCGATCCGGTCCCAGGGCAGGGAGGTGGCGACGGTGACTGAGGCGCTGATGCAGGAGCTCGCCTCGCCCGCGTACGACGAAGCGCGCAGGCGCATCTACGTCGCGCTGGACGTGGACTCGGAGGAGCGCGCGTTGGACTTCGTCGATCGCCTGTCGCCCGTTGTGGACGGCTACAAGGTGGGGCTGGAGCTGTTTCACCGAGCGGGCATGCGCCTCGTGGAGGCCCTGCTGAAGCTGAATTTGCGGGTGTTTCTCGATGTCAAGCTGCACGATATCCCGAACACCGTCGCCGGCGCGATTCGGGCCATCGCGCAGTATCCCATTGAAATGGTGAACGTGCACGCGTCGGGCGGCTTCAAGATGCTCGCGGCAGCGCGCGAGGCCGTGGACGGATCGCCCCATCGCCCGCTTCTCGTGGGGGTGACCGTGCTCACAAGCTTGACAGACGCGGATCTTGAGGGGATGGGCGTCGGCACGACCTCGTCTGCGTGGGTGCGCCGGCTGGCGCAGATGGCCGAGCAGGCGGGGCTCGACGGCGTGGTCTGCTCGGCCCAGGAGTTGGAGATGCTCCGCGACGTGGTCACCTCCTCCTTCGAGCGCGTGGTGCCGGGCATCCGCCTCGCGGGCGACCGGGTGCACGATCAGGCTCGCGTGATGTCGCCCGATGCGGCCATCCGGCACGGAGCCACGCGTCTGGTTCTCGGGCGAGCGGTGACGGAGGCGGACGATCCCGTCGCCGCCTTGGCGCGCTACCTTCGTTCCGTGAGGGAGGGATTGACGCATGAGTGAACCGACGTTCACCGTCGAGTACGACGACCTTTCATACACCATCGCGAGGGGACTTCTGCAAATCGGCGCGGTGGAACTGAGGCCGCATCAGCCGTTCACCTGGTCGAGCGGCTGGCGTTCCCCCATCTACTGCGACAACCGCCTCATCCTCGGATATCCGCTGCTTCGCAGCCAGGTCGTTTCCGGTTTTGAGTCGATCATCGACTACGAGCTGCCCGCGGTAGAACTCATCGCAGGCGCCGCGACGGGCGGCATTCCGCACGCCGCCATGCTGGCGGATCGCCTGGGTCTGCCATGCGCGTACGTGCGCTCCGAGCCGAAGGCGCACGGCCGGGGCAAACAGATTGAAGGCTACGCGCGTCCCGGGATGAAGGCCGTCGTCATTGAGGACACCCTGTCGACGGGACGGTCCGCGTATCAGGCCGCCCAGGCCCTTCGGGACGCGGGGGTGGACGTGATGGCCATCCTCACCATTCTGTCATACGACTTCGACGTCGCCACCAAGCGCGCCGAGGACACCGGCATCCCCGCGTATCGGCTGGTGCCGTACGAAGTGCTCATTCAGGTGGCGCTCGAACGCGGCGATATCCAGGAGTCGGACGTGGCGCTTCTCATGCGCTGGCGCAAGTCTCCCGATACGTACGGACTCTGATATCACGCTGCAGACAGGCGGTCCTTGGGCGATATCCCCAGGGGCCGCTTGACTCTTTCTCCGCCGAACGGGACATCCTACCCGTCAGGTAAAGGAGGGGCTCACGTGGATCTTCACACGGGCCGCACGCTGTGGTCGGAGTCGGACATCGCGTCGACATCCTATCCCCGGCTCGACCGGGATGTGCAAAGCGATGTCGTGGTGGTGGGCGGCGGCATCGGGGGAGCCATCGCCGCGTGGGAAATTGCGGAACGCGGATTGGACGTCGTGGTGCTGGAGCGACACCGCGTAGGCATGGGATCGACCCGAGGAAACACGGGCCTTCTGCAATACGCGAACGACATGCCGCTCGTCGAGATGATCCGCGTGCACGGCCGTGCACGAGCGGTCGCGTTCTACCGGCGTTGTTGGGAAGGACTCGGACGGCTTCGGGAGATCGTGAAGCAACTTCCAGAGGACGTCGAGTTTGCGGATCGGATGAGCGTCTGTTACGCGTCCGTTCCGGCTCACATCTCCCGCTTGAAGGATGAAGCCCGCACGCTTGCGCAACACGGCTTTGCTGCCGAGCTCGTGGTCGGCCGCGATGAACTGCGGCGGGCCTTCGGAATCGACCGCGAGGCGGCGTTCGTGACGTACGGAGATGCGGAGGTCAATCCACTGAAGTTTACTCGGGCGCTTTTGGCCGAGATCGTCCGCCGCGGCGGCGCCCAGGTCTTTGAGCGCACCGCGGTGGTTCGGGCGGAAGAGAATGACGCGCACGTCGCCGTGGAGACGGACGCGGGGTTTCGCGTGCGGGCGCGCGCGGCGGTCTTCGCAACGGGATACGTCTTCCAGAACACGCGGCCCCTCGCGGGTGCGCGGCTTGGCTGTACGTACGCGATCGCCACAGAACCGCTGTCGGACCTGGCGGCTTGGCCAGTAGGTGCCCTCATCTGGGAGACCGCTCGTCCGTATTTGTACATGCGAACGACGCGCGACAGGCGGCTCGTGGTCGGTGGGCTCGACTTACCCGTTCCAGACGGCCCTCGGCGCGACGAAGGACTCAACGTGCGCGCCGAGCAGCTGGCCCGCATGGCACAGGAGGTCCTTCCCGACATCGGATCCTTGTCCATTGCCTACCGATGGGCCTCAACGTTCGGCTCGACAGTCGACGGATGGCCTATCGTCGGCGTGTATCCGGGCTTTCGTCGGATCTTCTGCGCGCTTGGCTACGGCGGAAACGGGATGGTCTGTTACGCGGTAGCGGCGGACATGCTCGCGAGGCGGCTTGTGGGGAAAAACCGGCCCGAGGACGAGGGGCTCGGGCCGGAACGATGGTCTCTGTGGCGGCGCGCGGCGAGAAGGCTGTCGCGGGCGGTGCGGTTGTGACTCATGAGGCGCCGGGCTCTGGCGCTTCCACTGTTGGCGATGGCGCCCGGGGCGTGGGTGGCACAGCGAAAATCGCGATGCCAAGCGTGCAGATGCCGATGGCGATGAGGAAGATATCGGTCAGCGACATCGCGTGGGTCATCGCCGTGCTGACGAGCGGCGCAATGGCGCCGCGGATCCCAAACAGAAGGAAATGAAGTCCAAACGCTTCGGCTTCTCGCCCGGGGACCGCGCGAAAGATATACGACATGCAGCCGATGTCCCAGACGGCGTCGCCGACGCCCAGCAGGGCGCAGGCGGCGATCACGGCCGCAAACGACCCGCTGAGCACGTACAGCGCTGGGGCGAGGGCGTAGGCACTCATGCCGATGAACATGGCGTGGCGCGGCGACCACGTGTCGATGATCCATCCCACCACAAAATATGCCACTAACAGGGCCGCGTAGTACGATACGCGCGTCACGCCAATCTGGGCGTTGGACAGGTTCAGGGTGTGAACCTGATAGATCTGGTAAATCGGTCCCGCCAACAGGTTGCCGAAGCCGGTGGCCATGGTGGCCATCAGGAAGATGGTCAGAGGCCGGCTGGCGCGGGCCACTTGCCAATGCCCGAAGATTTGCTCGATTCGCCGCGAAGGCTGCGCCGAAGTGGCTTCCGGCCCAGGCGTCTCGACCTCACGGGCGCGGGAGAACAGGATCACCGACAGCGTCCCCATGATGGCGGCACCGATGAGCGGCCATCGGTCGCCCTGGTGTTGGCTCCACTCCCCGACAACGTATGCGAGGGGGATGAGGAGCGTCCCCTGCGCGACGCGCACGTAGCCCATCAGCCGCCCCCGGAGCGCAGGCGGGTACATGCGGGCGAGCAGCGCGGGATAGGCGGGCGCTTGAATGCCGTTCATGAAGTTCACGATGAACGCCGTCACGAGGAAGGCCGTGGGTGTCAACAGCGCACCTGCCAACAGGACGGACAGCCGACCGACGACGAGCGGCCACAGGACGAAAGGCTTCGTCGATCGCCCGCGCATGAGGTGAGCCCACATCGGCGACCACAGCATGCCAATGGCCGGTGCCGCCGTGAGCAGCCCAACTTCGAGATTCGATGCGCCGTGTCGAATGGCCATGGGCACGTAAAATTGGTTGACGACGACATTGAACAGAGCAAACAGGACCGAACCTCCAAAATCGATTCGGAAGTTCCACCACGTCTTCCACTTCATCTGCATCCCGAGGCGGGTGACCACGTCGTCGGGACTCATGCTCGCGCTCCTCATGCTCATCCCCAGCGCAAGGGCGCGGCCGAGCCGCGCCCCGAGAATTGGCGAGTGTTCACATGCTCGAAGAGGGTCATACCCATCCGCGCCAGCGCATGGCCTCTGCGAATGGGCGAATGCCCACCATGTAGGCTGCCATGCGAGGCAGCACGTCGTACCGCTCCGCGGTATCGAGAATGTTGTGCACGCTCTGCACCATCATGTTTTCCAGGCGTTGGTTGACCTCGTCCTCGGTCCAATAGAAGCCCTGGTTGTTTTGCACCCACTCGAAATACGAAACGGTGACGCCGCCCGCATTGGCCACGACGTCCGGCACGACGACGATGCCGCGCTCGTGCAGGATGTGATCCGCCTCAGGCGTGGTGGGCCCGTTCGCCGCCTCGACGATGAGGCTCGCCTGGATCTTGTCCGCGTTGCCTTCGTGGATTTGGTTCTCCAGCGCCGCGGGAACGAGGACGTCACACGGCTTGGTCAAGAATTCCTCTGTCGGAATGACGCCGGAAAGTCTTGGCGTGACCATGCCGAACGAGTCCTTTTCCTCGATGAGTTCCGGGATGGGCAGGCCATTCTCGTTGTACACACCGCCGCCCGCGTCGCTGATGCCAACCACGGTGGCGCCGAACTCGTGAAGGATGCGAGCCACGTTTGAACCGACGTTGCCGAATCCCTGCACCAGAACCCGCAGCTCCGAAAGCTTTTTGCCCATTCGCTCCGCGGTCTCCCGCAGCGCCACTACGACGCCCAGCGCGGTCGCAGATTCGCGCCCGCGCGATCCGCCTAGGACGATTGGCTTACCCGTGATGAAGCCCGGTGAGTCGAACTCACGAATGCGGCTGTACTCGTCGTACATCCACGCCATGATCTGGCTGTTCGTGTACACATCCGGCGCCGGGATGTCCTTCGCCGGGCCCACAATCTGACTGATGGCCCGCACGTAGCCGCGCGCCAGTCGCTCCTGCTCGGACAGGCTCATGCTGCGCGGATCGCAGACGATGCCGCCCTTGGCTCCGCCGTACGGAAGGTTGAAGATGCCGCACTTCAGCGACATCCAGATGGACAGCGCCTTGACCTCATCCAGCGTCACGTCGGGATGGAAGCGAACGCCACCCTTGGTGGGGCCAATGGCGTCGTTGTGTTGCGCTCGGTACCCTGTAAAGACTTCTACATGCCCGTCGTCCATGCGGACCGGGATGCGAACCGTCATCACCCGGATAGGCTCCTTGAGAAGCTCGTAGACAGCCTCCTCATAGCCGAGGCGATCCAGGGCTTCGCGGATGGTCGCCTGCGTGTTGCTGAGAATGTTGGTGTCGTGCGCGGGCTTATTCGCACCGACGATCAGGCGTTTGTTCCCTTGTTCCTGCGACATGGTCGATCTCTCCTTCAACGGGAATCGCTCGTTTCGCGCCTCGCAAGCGTTCGGGACATGATGCTCTCCACAAGCGATCGCTCCGGCGTCACGAAGAGCGTCCTCTGATGGTCGTACAGCGCAAACCCGGGCCGGGCCCCATTCGGTTTCCATACGTGGCGGACTTCTGTCACGTCGACGGGCACGTTTGCCGAATCGCGCATTCGGCTGAAATACGCGGCGAGCGTGGCCGCCTCTTCAATGGTGCGTTCCGGGATCTCGTCCGCCTGCCCCCGTTCGATCACGACGTGCGATCCCGGCGCGTCTTTGACATGGAGCCACAGGTCGCGCTTGTCGGCCTTGCGAAACGTCAGCCGATCGTTCTGCACGTTGTTTCGGCCGACGCGGATGACAAAGCCATCGCTGGACCGAAACGCGTGCGGCTCCGACTCTGTGGCGCGCCGCTTGCCGCCTGTCCCTCGTCGATTGGTGCGCGCCAAGAACCCCTGCGCTTCCAGTTCGCGGCGCACCTCTTCGAGGTTCTCGAGGGAGGTATCCCCGAGGGCCTGCAACACATCTTCCAGATAGCGCAGGTCTCGCAACGTGTTTTCGCGCTCCGCTTCGATCCACTGCCGCGCCCGCTTCCGTTTTGCCGCCATGCGAAAGAGGCGTTGCGCGTTGGCGATGGCGTCGAGTGCGGGATCCAGCTCGATCCGCAAAGGCCGGTTGTCGTCATAGTAGTTCGGGAGCTCGACCTCCGAAGCCCCACGCGGGACCTCGTGCGCATATGCGGTCAGAACTTCGGCCTTGATCCGCAGTTCCTCCTCCGCTTCGGCGTCTTCCCACTCCTGCTCGAGGCGGACGAGCTTGCCCCGCAGGCGGTCCATGTGTTCTCTCACGGTTCGCTCCAGCTCCCGGGCCAAGCGCGACTGGCGCAGAGATTCGCCGGTATCGGCGAACAGCCAGCGGATAGCCTCGCTCATCGTTTCGCACTCGGCGAACCGAGCGCGCGACGTGAGCCGAAACGGGGCGCATTCTACGGCCCGGCCCACGTCGTCGAGGCCGACGGAAGCAGGTTCCCGCCCTTCGTCCACGGCGGCTGCGAGATCGAGCGCCGCCCGATGAATGGACGTCGGCTCAGCGGAACCCGTTCGCGCGATGGCGCGATGGAGGATCTCGCGAGCCGTCACAGGTCCCGTACCGGCGAGCTTCTCCACGATGGCCATCTGATTGGCACGGGAGGTGCCGGCGGATGGATCGACGCCAAGGAAATCCTCGGGCGCGCACTGTTCCACCGGCTTCTTGCGTTGCGGTGGTGGCGGAAGATAGGGCACTCCCGGCAACACGGCTCGGTAACGGGACATCTCCTCCGAGACGCGCACGGCGCTGTCGATGATCAGGCGGCTTCCGTCGGTCCGCTCTTCGACGAGCACGATGTTGCTGTGTCGCCCCATGATCTCGCAGATCAGCGTGTACGCGCGCCGGTCGCCGAGGTCGTCCAGTGCTTCAATTGCCATTTCAAGCACCCGATCCCATCCCGGCTGTGTGACGCGGAGGATGCGCCCCCCTCAATGTGTTTGCGCAAGAGCACGCAGAACATCGGCGGCGTGGCCGGGTTGTCTGGGCGTTCGTCCGCGAGAAAGTGGACGCGCGCAAATTGTTGGTGGGCGGACACGTACAGGCGCCGCGCCCCCAAATGGGCCGAGCGGACGGCGAGGACGAGATCGCGCTCGCCGGGTTGATAAACTCTGTCGATCCGTGCGCCTCGCAACGCGTCGTCGAGTTCGCGCGCGAGGCGGCGCAAGGTCCAACCGTCCACGCTCGATGCTCCTCTCTCACGAAGCCAGTATACCGCAGTTTCCTCCATTCGGCGCGGTGATTTCTTGACAAAGGTCGTCTGGATACGACCAGGTCTCGGACATGTTCGCTCGGCCTGACGCATAGATGATTACGAGACAAGTTCACGAAGGGGTGTGCTCGGTGGAACAACAAACGTGGCATGCGCAGAGCGAGGCCGAATGCCTCGCGCGACTCGGGACGTCGCTTGACGGGCTCTCCCAAGAGGAGGTGGAACGGCGGCGCGAGGTGCACGGGCTGAACTTGCTGCACGACGGGAACAAAGTGTCGCTGTTGACCGTCTTCTTCAATCAATTTCGCGACTTTATGATACTTGTGCTCATCGCGGCCACGCTCATCTCCGGCCTTCTCGGCGAATACACCGACGCCATCACCATCATCGCCATCGTCTTTCTGAATGGGATCCTCGGCTTCGTGCAGGAAGTGAGGGCTGAGCGTTCACTCAAGGCGCTCAAGGAGCTCACGGCACCGGTGGCGAAGGTGCGACGCGAAGGCGCAGTGGTGGAGGTCTCCGCGAAGGAGCTGGTGCCAGGGGATATCGTGCTGCTCGAAGACGGGGATCGCGTCCCAGCCGACGGCCGCATCGTTCGTGCCCGATGGCTGGAGGTGGAGGAGTCAGCGCTCACCGGCGAGTCGGTGCCAGTGGCGAAGGATCCGCGCGTCACGGTACCGGAAGACAGCCCGCTTGCCGAGCGCCGGAACATGGTGTACATGGGGACAATGGTCACCCGCGGCCGGGCGGAGTACGTCGTGACGGCCACGGGCATGCAAACCGAGATGGGGAAGATTGCCGATCTTATTGATCAATCTGAGGATCAGGAGACGCCGCTTCAGAAGCGGCTGGATCAGCTC
This window harbors:
- a CDS encoding NFACT RNA binding domain-containing protein, producing the protein MRRELEAQGFLARTNRRGTGGKRRATESEPHAFRSSDGFVIRVGRNNVQNDRLTFRKADKRDLWLHVKDAPGSHVVIERGQADEIPERTIEEAATLAAYFSRMRDSANVPVDVTEVRHVWKPNGARPGFALYDHQRTLFVTPERSLVESIMSRTLARRETSDSR
- a CDS encoding NAD(P)/FAD-dependent oxidoreductase, translating into MDLHTGRTLWSESDIASTSYPRLDRDVQSDVVVVGGGIGGAIAAWEIAERGLDVVVLERHRVGMGSTRGNTGLLQYANDMPLVEMIRVHGRARAVAFYRRCWEGLGRLREIVKQLPEDVEFADRMSVCYASVPAHISRLKDEARTLAQHGFAAELVVGRDELRRAFGIDREAAFVTYGDAEVNPLKFTRALLAEIVRRGGAQVFERTAVVRAEENDAHVAVETDAGFRVRARAAVFATGYVFQNTRPLAGARLGCTYAIATEPLSDLAAWPVGALIWETARPYLYMRTTRDRRLVVGGLDLPVPDGPRRDEGLNVRAEQLARMAQEVLPDIGSLSIAYRWASTFGSTVDGWPIVGVYPGFRRIFCALGYGGNGMVCYAVAADMLARRLVGKNRPEDEGLGPERWSLWRRAARRLSRAVRL
- a CDS encoding Glu/Leu/Phe/Val family dehydrogenase translates to MSQEQGNKRLIVGANKPAHDTNILSNTQATIREALDRLGYEEAVYELLKEPIRVMTVRIPVRMDDGHVEVFTGYRAQHNDAIGPTKGGVRFHPDVTLDEVKALSIWMSLKCGIFNLPYGGAKGGIVCDPRSMSLSEQERLARGYVRAISQIVGPAKDIPAPDVYTNSQIMAWMYDEYSRIREFDSPGFITGKPIVLGGSRGRESATALGVVVALRETAERMGKKLSELRVLVQGFGNVGSNVARILHEFGATVVGISDAGGGVYNENGLPIPELIEEKDSFGMVTPRLSGVIPTEEFLTKPCDVLVPAALENQIHEGNADKIQASLIVEAANGPTTPEADHILHERGIVVVPDVVANAGGVTVSYFEWVQNNQGFYWTEDEVNQRLENMMVQSVHNILDTAERYDVLPRMAAYMVGIRPFAEAMRWRGWV
- the pyrF gene encoding orotidine-5'-phosphate decarboxylase, producing the protein MTEALMQELASPAYDEARRRIYVALDVDSEERALDFVDRLSPVVDGYKVGLELFHRAGMRLVEALLKLNLRVFLDVKLHDIPNTVAGAIRAIAQYPIEMVNVHASGGFKMLAAAREAVDGSPHRPLLVGVTVLTSLTDADLEGMGVGTTSSAWVRRLAQMAEQAGLDGVVCSAQELEMLRDVVTSSFERVVPGIRLAGDRVHDQARVMSPDAAIRHGATRLVLGRAVTEADDPVAALARYLRSVREGLTHE
- a CDS encoding MFS transporter, which codes for MSMRSASMSPDDVVTRLGMQMKWKTWWNFRIDFGGSVLFALFNVVVNQFYVPMAIRHGASNLEVGLLTAAPAIGMLWSPMWAHLMRGRSTKPFVLWPLVVGRLSVLLAGALLTPTAFLVTAFIVNFMNGIQAPAYPALLARMYPPALRGRLMGYVRVAQGTLLIPLAYVVGEWSQHQGDRWPLIGAAIMGTLSVILFSRAREVETPGPEATSAQPSRRIEQIFGHWQVARASRPLTIFLMATMATGFGNLLAGPIYQIYQVHTLNLSNAQIGVTRVSYYAALLVAYFVVGWIIDTWSPRHAMFIGMSAYALAPALYVLSGSFAAVIAACALLGVGDAVWDIGCMSYIFRAVPGREAEAFGLHFLLFGIRGAIAPLVSTAMTHAMSLTDIFLIAIGICTLGIAIFAVPPTPRAPSPTVEAPEPGAS
- the carB gene encoding carbamoyl-phosphate synthase large subunit, which produces MPKRTDIRKIMVIGSGPIVIGQAAEFDYAGTQACQALKEEGYEVVLVNSNPATIMTDEHMADRVYIEPITLDFVTQIIRKERPEGLLATLGGQTGLNMAVQLAEAGVLEAEGVELLGTPLEAIQKAEDREKFRQLMQEIGQPVPQSAIVRNQAEADAFAEEVGFPIIIRPAYTLGGTGGGIASNWREYHEIVERGLTLSPIHQVLVEQSIAGFKEIEYEVMRDANGTAIVVCNMENMDPVGVHTGDSIVVAPSQTLSDEEYQMLRDASLQIIHALGIQGGCNVQLALDPQSSRYYVIEVNPRVSRSSALASKATGYPIARIATKIAVGYRLAELKNPVTQDSYAAFEPALDYIVTKIPRWPFDKFRSANRSLGTQMKATGEVMAIGRTFGESLLKAVRSLEIGAYSLWTKQSDKWSNMEIEKKIRVADDDRLFAIAEALRRGVSVEQIHDWSKIDRWFLWHLEALVDLEQRIAAVAKPRLPIEQVLDEHRELIHEAKRNGFPDRELGRLLKADAMAIRAWRKKRGIVPVYKMVDTCAGEFAASTPYYYSTYEREDEVETSPRKKMVVLGSGPIRIGQGIEFDYCTVHAVWALQREGYEAVVINNNPETVSTDFSTSDRLYFEPLDVEDVLNVIDREQPEGVIVQFGGQTAINLAGPLADAGVRIFGTSRESIDAAEDREKFDALLTQLGIQRPEGRTVTTVEAAVEAAESIGYPVLVRPSYVLGGRAMQIITNTNELIQYMEEAVEVSQQHPVLVDRYVNGIEAEVDAISDGETVIIPGIMEHIERAGVHSGDSIAVYPPQNLTEDVKRIIEDHTIRIAQSLNVKGLMNVQFIVHDGQVEVIEVNPRSSRTVPFLSKVTGVPMVQLAMHAVCGGRLADLGYTSGRVPESPAVAVKVPVFSFAKLHQVDISLGPEMKSTGEVMGRDLVYEKALYKGLIASGIAIPAHGTVLATIADKDKPEAYPLLREFARLGYRLAATEGTAKYLRDRGLEVRVVNKLAQGTPNLADDIRQGKIQLVINTLTKGLKPERDGFRIRRTAVEHGVPCLTSLDTVRSVLDIMKLIHFQTMALGDPVPGQGGGDGD
- the pyrE gene encoding orotate phosphoribosyltransferase, with the translated sequence MSEPTFTVEYDDLSYTIARGLLQIGAVELRPHQPFTWSSGWRSPIYCDNRLILGYPLLRSQVVSGFESIIDYELPAVELIAGAATGGIPHAAMLADRLGLPCAYVRSEPKAHGRGKQIEGYARPGMKAVVIEDTLSTGRSAYQAAQALRDAGVDVMAILTILSYDFDVATKRAEDTGIPAYRLVPYEVLIQVALERGDIQESDVALLMRWRKSPDTYGL